The genomic stretch AACGGTGTCAGCTAAGGTTGTTCCATTAAAGTGAACCAATAATAATACCAAACTCCTGTGACAGGTGGAGAAGCAGCCGGAAACCCTAATGGACTCATCCCCTGGACCAAGTTCTGCAAGGTGAGCATCTCTCTGGAAGTTCAGTGTTTTAGCCAACCCCTGTGTGTTTACTATGGGCTGTGTATTGAGTGTGTCTTTGCCTGAGCAGAGTGTGAATGAGAAGAGCTTTCCCTTCTGGCTGTGGATCGAGGGAATACTGGACCTGATCAAGAGACACCTGCTGTGTCTGTGGAATGATGGGTAAAACATCTCTCCAACTCACATTACTTCAGTGTACCTTTCTGAAGACTAAGTCTACATTACATTTTTGAAAAGTTACTTTATTGTGCTATAATCAACTACATATCTATGGTCTATAGGTGTATCATTGGCTTTGttagtaaggagagagagaaggccctgcTGAAGGACAAGGAGCCTGGAACTTTCCTGCTGCGCTTCAGTGAGAGCAGCCGAGAGGGAGCCATTACCTTCACCTGGGTGGAGGGCTccaataatggtgtgtgtgtctttttgtgtgcatgtgtttttgTAGCTTTGTagctgtagatgaaggggaggagatgggttaaagaaggattttaagcattgagacaattgggacgtggattgtgtatgtgtgccattcagagggtgaatgggcaagacaaaatatttaagtgcctttgaatggggtatagtagtaggtgccaggtgcatcggattgagtcaagaactgcaacactgctgggattttcatgctcaacagtttcccgtgtgtatcaagaatggtccaccacccgaaggatatccagccaacttgacacaactgtgggaagcattggagtcaacatgggccagcatccttgtggaacactttcgacacctattagagtccatgccccgacgaattgaggctgtgtGGGGGGGgatgtaactcaatattaggaaggtgttcctaatatgtGGTATATTTACTCCGTGTACATACCTATGGACAgacaaaaatatatgtattttaatTGTTTTTACACATTATGAGTATGTGTCTGTACATCTGTATCAGGTATATGTGTTTCTGTTTGTATTATTTGACCAGGTAaactgactgagaacacattctcata from Oncorhynchus gorbuscha isolate QuinsamMale2020 ecotype Even-year unplaced genomic scaffold, OgorEven_v1.0 Un_scaffold_10314, whole genome shotgun sequence encodes the following:
- the LOC124030268 gene encoding signal transducer and activator of transcription 1-like, which produces GEAAGNPNGLIPWTKFCKSVNEKSFPFWLWIEGILDLIKRHLLCLWNDGCIIGFVSKEREKALLKDKEPGTFLLRFSESSREGAITFTWVEGSNNDGHFHAVEPYTKKELAAISFPDILRNYKVMAAENIPENPLLYLYPYIPKESAFTRYYSRPTEGGW